In the genome of Candidatus Pristimantibacillus lignocellulolyticus, the window TGATTATGATTTTGGCACCAAAAAGCAATGCCTAAACTTATGTATAACTTTTAAGGAGGATAATTACAATGCCCAAGATGAAAACGCATAGCAGTCTTAAAGACCGCTTCAAAATTACTGGTACAGGTAAAGTTAAACGTTACAAAGCTTACAGAAACCATTTGCTTTCTCACAAATCAGGACGTCAAAAACGTGTTCTTGCTGGTCAACCATTGATGGCAGCTGGCGACGTTCGTCGTATTCAGCAAGGTCTTTCTAATCTTAAATAATTATTGAACAATAAATCGATTATACCTTCAGGAGGTTACTATTCATGGCAAGAGTTAAAGGCGGATTTGTCCGTACACGTCGTCGTAAAAAAATTCTTAAATTAGCTAAAGGTTACTTTGGTTCGAAGCATCGCTTATTTAAATCGGCTAAGGAGCAAGTTGGTCACTCATTAATGTATGCTTACCGTGACCGTCGTAACAAAAAA includes:
- the rpmI gene encoding 50S ribosomal protein L35; the protein is MPKMKTHSSLKDRFKITGTGKVKRYKAYRNHLLSHKSGRQKRVLAGQPLMAAGDVRRIQQGLSNLK